From one Novosphingobium sp. genomic stretch:
- a CDS encoding DeoR/GlpR family DNA-binding transcription regulator, whose product MAQEKHEDEHRRSEGGGARFAEGRRAEIMEWMREEGSARVRDLSKAFNVSEVTIRQDLERLEADGQIERVHGGAYLKSVPHQVRSMALQHHENMDAKQRIGRAAAALVSDGETITLDSGSTTSEVAAGLLERRDLTVITNGLNIALMLGAQPSITVLMPGGQFKAPTLSVSGEGSADYFNGLFVKSLFLAAAAVSIEEGITIPSLGDLPIKRAMIASAEKVWLVVDSSKIGRRSFSAIGPVSMIHGLITDSGISDADRVRFEDAGIEVIVA is encoded by the coding sequence ATGGCGCAAGAGAAACACGAGGACGAACATCGTCGCTCCGAAGGTGGCGGCGCACGCTTCGCCGAAGGGCGCCGGGCCGAGATCATGGAATGGATGCGCGAGGAAGGCAGCGCGCGGGTGCGCGACCTGTCCAAGGCTTTCAATGTTTCGGAAGTGACCATCCGCCAGGATCTGGAGCGGCTGGAGGCCGATGGCCAGATCGAGCGTGTGCATGGCGGGGCCTATCTCAAATCGGTGCCGCATCAGGTGCGCTCGATGGCGCTGCAGCATCATGAGAATATGGACGCCAAGCAGCGCATCGGCCGCGCCGCCGCCGCTCTGGTCAGCGATGGCGAGACGATCACGCTGGACAGCGGCTCGACCACCTCCGAAGTGGCGGCGGGGCTGCTGGAGCGGCGCGATCTGACGGTGATCACCAATGGGCTCAACATCGCGCTGATGCTGGGGGCGCAGCCCTCGATCACCGTGCTGATGCCTGGCGGGCAGTTCAAGGCGCCCACTTTGTCGGTCAGCGGCGAGGGATCGGCGGATTATTTCAACGGGCTTTTCGTAAAGAGCCTGTTTCTGGCGGCGGCGGCGGTCTCGATCGAGGAGGGGATCACCATTCCCTCGCTGGGCGACCTGCCGATCAAGCGGGCGATGATCGCCAGTGCGGAGAAGGTCTGGCTGGTGGTCGATTCCAGCAAGATCGGGCGTCGTTCTTTTTCAGCCATTGGGCCGGTCAGCATGATCCATGGCCTGATCACCGACAGCGGCATCTCGGACGCCGACAGGGTGCGGTTCGAGGATGCGGGAATAGAGGTCATAGTTGCATGA
- a CDS encoding ABC transporter permease, with the protein MNTLAKSISEKGKALATSIEPQTAESRGKAQAMALLLKFRTVLALVVVVAIFAVLAPNFLSLGNALIMLKHIAIVAILAIGMTFVILTGCIDLSVGSIAGLAGMVAGALILNGLPLTALGVVIYPSVPLMAAMVVALGAALGLFNGLMVNRFQVAPFIATLGMLYMARGAAMLMSNGATFPNLVGNPALGNEGFSWLGAGMVLGIPVPVWILAIIALGAGFVAARTTFGRRVYAVGGSERAALLSGVRVDRIKYAVYAISGAMAAVVGMLVASDLEAAHPASGESFELSSIAAVVLGGASLTGGRGTIAGTLTGACVIGVLGDGMVMVGISEFWQMVIKGAVIVTAVVLDRLQERLG; encoded by the coding sequence ATGAACACTCTGGCGAAATCCATCAGCGAAAAGGGCAAGGCCTTGGCCACCAGCATTGAACCGCAAACCGCCGAATCTCGGGGGAAGGCGCAGGCCATGGCGCTGCTGCTGAAATTCCGCACGGTGCTGGCGCTGGTGGTGGTGGTGGCGATCTTCGCGGTGCTGGCGCCCAATTTCCTGTCGCTGGGCAATGCGCTGATCATGCTGAAACACATCGCCATCGTGGCGATCCTGGCCATCGGCATGACCTTTGTGATCCTGACCGGCTGCATCGACCTCTCGGTGGGCTCGATTGCCGGACTGGCGGGGATGGTGGCCGGGGCGCTGATCCTCAATGGCCTGCCGCTGACGGCGCTGGGCGTGGTGATTTACCCTTCGGTGCCCTTGATGGCGGCGATGGTGGTGGCGCTGGGCGCGGCCCTTGGCCTGTTCAACGGCTTGATGGTCAACCGCTTTCAGGTGGCGCCCTTTATCGCCACTCTGGGCATGCTGTACATGGCACGCGGCGCGGCGATGCTGATGTCCAACGGCGCGACCTTTCCCAATCTGGTCGGCAATCCGGCGCTGGGCAATGAGGGTTTCTCATGGCTGGGCGCGGGGATGGTACTGGGCATTCCGGTGCCGGTGTGGATTCTGGCGATTATCGCTTTGGGCGCGGGTTTCGTGGCGGCGCGCACCACTTTTGGCCGCCGCGTCTATGCGGTGGGCGGCAGCGAGCGGGCCGCGCTGCTTTCGGGCGTGCGGGTGGATCGGATCAAATATGCCGTCTACGCCATTTCCGGAGCAATGGCGGCGGTGGTCGGCATGCTGGTCGCCTCCGATCTGGAGGCGGCGCATCCGGCCTCGGGCGAAAGTTTCGAACTCAGCAGCATTGCCGCCGTGGTGTTGGGCGGTGCCTCGCTCACCGGTGGGCGAGGCACGATTGCGGGCACGCTGACCGGCGCCTGCGTCATCGGTGTGCTGGGTGACGGTATGGTGATGGTCGGTATCAGCGAATTCTGGCAGATGGTCATCAAGGGCGCGGTGATTGTCACCGCCGTGGTGCTTGATCGTTTGCAGGAAAGGCTGGGTTGA
- a CDS encoding D-ribose ABC transporter substrate-binding protein, whose amino-acid sequence MKLGRGTIAGIALGALALGALALWGQAAHKASHLIVVITPSLDNPFFGQEALGAQARAAELGYQTLKFSHGDDAFRQSELIDTAIARNAAAIILDNAGAEASVAAVRKAKNAGIPVFLIDREIAARGLAKVQIVSNNYQGAMQGAQAFAQGLGEKGDYVELVGKESDTNAAIRSKGFHQVLDQYPALHLTARQSANWSQSEAFTKVQSILQAHPEIKGVIAGNDTMAMGAIAALQGAGRQDVVVVGFDGSNDVRDAIQQGKAVATVLQPAWRQAQFAVELADRFLKTGSTGQDEKLIMDCLLITRANAARLNNFALGH is encoded by the coding sequence ATGAAGCTTGGGCGTGGCACGATTGCGGGGATTGCTTTGGGCGCACTGGCGCTGGGTGCTCTGGCCCTGTGGGGGCAGGCGGCACATAAGGCATCCCATCTGATCGTGGTCATCACGCCCTCGCTGGACAATCCTTTCTTCGGGCAGGAGGCGCTGGGGGCTCAGGCCCGTGCGGCGGAACTGGGCTATCAGACGCTGAAGTTCTCGCATGGTGACGATGCCTTCAGGCAGAGCGAGCTGATCGACACCGCCATCGCCCGCAATGCCGCCGCGATCATCCTCGACAATGCCGGGGCGGAGGCCAGTGTGGCGGCGGTGCGCAAGGCGAAGAATGCGGGCATCCCGGTCTTCCTGATCGACCGCGAGATCGCGGCGCGCGGGCTGGCGAAGGTGCAGATCGTCTCGAACAATTATCAGGGCGCGATGCAGGGGGCTCAGGCCTTTGCGCAGGGCCTTGGCGAGAAGGGCGATTACGTCGAGCTGGTCGGCAAGGAGTCCGACACCAATGCGGCGATCCGGTCGAAGGGCTTCCATCAGGTGCTCGATCAATATCCCGCGCTGCATCTGACCGCGCGGCAATCGGCCAACTGGAGCCAGTCCGAGGCCTTTACCAAGGTGCAGTCGATCCTTCAGGCCCATCCCGAGATCAAGGGCGTGATCGCCGGGAATGACACGATGGCGATGGGTGCCATCGCGGCCTTGCAGGGCGCCGGTCGGCAGGATGTGGTGGTGGTCGGCTTCGACGGTTCGAACGATGTGCGCGATGCCATCCAGCAGGGCAAGGCGGTCGCCACGGTGCTGCAACCGGCCTGGCGGCAAGCGCAGTTTGCCGTCGAGCTGGCGGATCGTTTCCTGAAGACCGGCAGCACCGGGCAGGATGAGAAACTCATCATGGATTGCCTGCTGATCACCCGTGCCAATGCCGCGCGTCTGAACAATTTTGCCCTCGGGCACTGA